From the genome of Mesorhizobium japonicum MAFF 303099, one region includes:
- a CDS encoding zinc-binding metallopeptidase family protein, which produces MKLFDCPHCGHRLYFENAQCLNCSSLVLYDPEHARFALSGADGIFQCTNADECACNWMAEPGHGFCRACALNQLIPDLSVDGNRRRWIRVEAAKKRAIYSLLAFGLPVAPKQAPADEVGLAFDFLADPIGGGPGGERILTGHDNGLITLNVAEADSAEREKRRVEMGENYRTLLGHFRHELGHYYWDRLIRDDAQRLDAFRALFGDDRADYEQALTAYYANGAAPDWQQNHISAYATSHPWEDWAETWAHHLHITDTLEMVHALNFPLGRLETVEANDLPRGDTGGELQAAPSEPANTPEPFERILTRWLVLSEASNSINRCMGLPDLYPFVISDVTARKLAFVHELLTGLPKDAGTNRELARAF; this is translated from the coding sequence ATGAAACTCTTCGACTGCCCGCATTGCGGCCACCGTCTCTACTTCGAGAACGCGCAATGCCTGAATTGCTCCAGCCTCGTGCTCTACGATCCCGAACACGCCCGCTTCGCCCTGTCGGGCGCCGACGGCATCTTCCAGTGCACCAATGCCGATGAATGCGCCTGCAACTGGATGGCCGAACCGGGACATGGGTTTTGCCGCGCCTGCGCGCTGAATCAGCTGATCCCCGATCTCTCCGTCGACGGCAACCGCCGCCGCTGGATCCGGGTCGAGGCGGCCAAGAAGCGCGCCATCTATTCGCTGCTCGCCTTCGGCCTGCCGGTGGCGCCCAAGCAGGCGCCCGCGGACGAGGTGGGTCTCGCCTTCGACTTCCTCGCCGATCCGATCGGCGGCGGGCCGGGCGGCGAACGCATCCTCACCGGCCATGACAATGGCCTGATCACGCTCAACGTCGCCGAGGCCGATTCGGCCGAGCGCGAGAAGCGCCGCGTCGAGATGGGCGAGAATTACCGGACGCTGCTCGGCCATTTCCGCCACGAACTCGGCCACTATTACTGGGATCGCCTGATCCGCGACGATGCGCAACGGCTGGACGCTTTCCGCGCTCTGTTCGGCGACGACCGCGCCGATTACGAACAGGCGCTGACGGCTTACTACGCCAACGGTGCCGCGCCCGACTGGCAGCAAAACCACATCTCGGCCTACGCCACCTCGCATCCCTGGGAGGACTGGGCCGAGACCTGGGCCCACCATCTGCACATCACCGACACGCTGGAGATGGTCCACGCGCTGAATTTCCCGCTCGGCCGGCTGGAGACGGTGGAAGCCAATGATTTGCCGCGCGGCGACACCGGCGGCGAACTGCAGGCGGCCCCTTCGGAGCCTGCCAACACTCCCGAGCCCTTCGAAAGGATCCTTACCCGCTGGCTGGTGCTGTCGGAAGCCTCCAATTCGATCAACCGCTGCATGGGTCTGCCCGACCTCTATCCCTTCGTCATTTCAGATGTGACGGCGCGAAAACTGGCCTTCGTTCACGAGCTTTTGACCGGACTGCCGAAAGACGCGGGAACAAATCGTGAGTTGGCGCGGGCGTTTTAG
- a CDS encoding DUF1236 domain-containing protein, producing the protein MKSVLLPAIAGMMTVMSGAAFADTAVSAVTDLNVRAGPGPQYPVIGVLAAGQSATLNGCIENSKWCTIAEAGGQGWVYSDYVTADFSGSRVILTQRPHGSSVAIVSPPKDIGNYSTDYTGAIVAGQPAEDAFPPPPAEVRTYVDTHRLDPVYLDGEVVTGATLPDTVELREIPDYNYRYVYVNGQPALIDPQTRRIMYVVR; encoded by the coding sequence ATGAAATCCGTCTTGTTGCCCGCAATCGCCGGGATGATGACCGTGATGTCGGGCGCAGCTTTTGCCGACACCGCCGTCTCGGCCGTCACCGATCTCAACGTGCGCGCCGGCCCCGGTCCGCAATATCCGGTCATCGGCGTGCTCGCCGCCGGCCAGTCGGCGACGCTCAATGGCTGCATCGAAAACAGCAAATGGTGCACCATCGCCGAAGCCGGCGGCCAGGGCTGGGTCTATTCCGACTATGTGACGGCCGATTTCAGCGGCAGCCGGGTGATCCTGACGCAGCGCCCGCACGGCTCCAGCGTGGCCATCGTCTCGCCTCCGAAAGACATCGGCAATTATTCGACCGACTATACCGGAGCGATTGTCGCCGGCCAGCCGGCCGAGGACGCCTTCCCCCCGCCTCCGGCCGAAGTCCGCACCTATGTCGATACGCATCGCCTCGACCCCGTCTATCTCGACGGCGAGGTGGTGACCGGCGCGACCCTGCCCGATACTGTCGAGCTGCGCGAAATTCCCGACTACAACTACCGCTATGTCTATGTGAACGGTCAGCCGGCGCTGATCGATCCGCAGACGCGCCGCATCATGTACGTGGTGCGTTGA
- a CDS encoding CPBP family intramembrane glutamic endopeptidase produces MDSGEGPSVTIDDTAFERYRRSPNARTTLPRLFLGTLIVVVLWGVTTAAVLYGGAYAFFTWQTPAAPPSDGAMQGFLASPIGILTALASFAGIWFGLWIAMRWVHGEPLSALLGASRRVSLPDFLKGLVAVLITSAVSEILLYLLQPGIARGTINLSSWLLFAIPIVSLTLLQTSSEEMLFRGYLPRGLANRFRSPLIWALLPGLLFTSLHWSSASSLAINACVLVSIAAFALLLTLVVYATGNLGAALGAHLGNNLTGFLVISHQESYNSFALFTAKPLEGPGWVMSDAVLIALIGIACSLLTIVLLLHSRSPLRITAGLSDAKSAA; encoded by the coding sequence ATGGATTCGGGTGAGGGACCGAGCGTGACGATCGACGACACCGCCTTCGAGCGCTACCGCCGGTCGCCGAACGCCAGGACGACCTTGCCGCGCCTGTTCCTGGGAACGCTGATCGTCGTCGTATTATGGGGCGTCACCACCGCGGCTGTGCTGTATGGCGGCGCCTATGCCTTCTTCACCTGGCAGACACCGGCGGCTCCTCCGTCCGACGGAGCGATGCAAGGCTTCCTCGCCTCGCCGATCGGCATCCTCACCGCGCTCGCCTCCTTCGCCGGCATCTGGTTCGGCCTGTGGATCGCCATGCGCTGGGTGCATGGCGAACCGCTGTCGGCGCTGCTTGGCGCCAGCCGCCGCGTATCGCTGCCGGACTTCCTCAAGGGGCTGGTCGCGGTGCTGATCACTTCGGCTGTCTCCGAAATCCTGCTCTACCTGCTGCAGCCCGGGATCGCGCGTGGCACGATCAACCTGTCGTCCTGGCTGCTGTTCGCGATCCCGATCGTCTCGCTCACTCTGCTGCAAACGTCCTCGGAAGAGATGCTGTTTCGCGGCTATCTGCCGCGTGGCCTGGCCAACCGGTTCAGGAGCCCGCTGATCTGGGCCCTGCTGCCCGGCCTGCTGTTCACCTCGCTGCATTGGAGCAGCGCCTCGTCGCTCGCCATCAACGCCTGCGTGCTGGTCTCGATCGCCGCTTTCGCGCTGCTTCTGACGCTCGTCGTCTACGCCACCGGCAATCTTGGTGCCGCGCTCGGCGCCCATCTCGGCAACAACCTGACCGGCTTCCTGGTCATCTCGCACCAGGAGAGCTACAATTCCTTCGCCCTGTTCACCGCCAAGCCGCTCGAAGGGCCGGGCTGGGTGATGTCGGATGCGGTCCTCATCGCCCTTATCGGCATCGCCTGCAGCCTGCTTACGATCGTGCTGCTGCTGCATTCCCGCTCGCCGCTCAGGATCACGGCCGGGCTTTCCGACGCCAAAAGCGCGGCCTGA
- the ffh gene encoding signal recognition particle protein yields MFESLQERLGSILNGLTGRGALSEADVSAALREVRRALLEADVALEVVRSFTDKVREKAVGAAVLKSIKPGQMVVKIVHDELVDMLGAEGVAIDLNAPAPVVIMMVGLQGSGKTTTSAKIAKRLTERQNKKVLMASLDTRRPAAQEQLRQLGEQTKVATLPIIAGQNPVDIARRAVQAAKLGGHDVVILDTAGRTHIDEPLMVEMADIKKVSSPHEILLVADSLTGQDAVNLAKSFDERVGITGLVLTRMDGDGRGGAALSMRAVTGKPIKLIGTGEKMDGLEEFHPKRIADRILGMGDIVSLVEKAAENIDAEQAAAMAKKMQSGKFDLNDLAQQLQQMSKMGGMGGIMGMMPGMGKMKDQMAAAGLDDKMFGRQLAIISSMTKAERANPDILKHSRKKRIAAGSGTDAAEINKLLKMHRGMADMMKAMGGKGKGGGLMRGMMGGLASKMGLGGMMPGGMGGMGGMPDLSKMDPKQLEALQKQAQAAGLGGMKGLPGGLPGGGLPGLPGGMKLPGLPGLGGGGLPGLGKKK; encoded by the coding sequence ATGTTTGAATCGCTGCAGGAGCGCCTTGGCTCCATCCTGAACGGCCTCACCGGTCGCGGCGCGCTTTCCGAGGCTGATGTCTCGGCGGCGCTGCGCGAGGTGCGCCGTGCGCTGCTCGAGGCCGACGTGGCGCTGGAAGTGGTGCGGTCCTTCACCGACAAGGTGCGCGAAAAGGCCGTCGGCGCCGCGGTGCTGAAGTCGATCAAGCCCGGCCAGATGGTCGTCAAGATCGTTCATGACGAGCTGGTCGACATGCTGGGCGCCGAGGGCGTCGCCATCGACCTCAATGCGCCGGCCCCCGTCGTTATCATGATGGTCGGCCTGCAGGGCTCCGGCAAGACGACCACTTCGGCCAAGATTGCCAAGCGGCTGACCGAGCGCCAGAACAAGAAGGTTCTGATGGCCTCGCTCGACACGCGGCGGCCCGCCGCGCAGGAGCAGTTGCGCCAGCTCGGCGAGCAGACCAAGGTCGCGACGCTGCCGATCATTGCTGGCCAGAACCCCGTCGATATCGCCAGGCGCGCCGTGCAGGCGGCCAAGCTCGGCGGCCATGACGTCGTCATCCTCGACACCGCCGGCCGCACCCATATCGACGAGCCGCTGATGGTCGAGATGGCCGACATCAAGAAGGTGTCGAGCCCGCACGAGATCCTGCTGGTCGCCGATTCGCTGACCGGCCAGGACGCCGTCAACCTGGCCAAAAGCTTCGACGAGCGCGTCGGCATCACCGGCCTGGTGCTGACCCGCATGGACGGCGACGGCCGCGGCGGTGCGGCGCTTTCGATGCGCGCCGTCACCGGCAAGCCGATCAAGCTGATCGGCACCGGCGAAAAGATGGACGGGCTGGAGGAATTCCACCCCAAGCGCATCGCCGACCGCATCCTCGGCATGGGCGACATCGTCTCGCTGGTCGAAAAGGCCGCCGAAAACATCGACGCCGAGCAGGCGGCGGCGATGGCCAAGAAGATGCAGTCGGGCAAGTTCGACCTGAACGACCTCGCCCAGCAGCTTCAGCAGATGTCGAAAATGGGCGGCATGGGCGGCATCATGGGCATGATGCCCGGCATGGGCAAGATGAAGGACCAGATGGCCGCCGCCGGCCTCGACGACAAGATGTTCGGCCGCCAGCTCGCCATCATCTCGTCGATGACCAAGGCCGAGCGCGCCAACCCCGATATTCTCAAGCATTCGCGCAAAAAGCGCATCGCCGCCGGCTCCGGCACCGACGCCGCCGAGATCAACAAGCTGTTGAAGATGCATCGCGGCATGGCCGACATGATGAAGGCGATGGGCGGCAAGGGCAAAGGCGGCGGCCTGATGCGCGGCATGATGGGCGGCCTTGCTTCCAAGATGGGTCTCGGCGGCATGATGCCCGGCGGTATGGGAGGCATGGGCGGCATGCCCGATCTCTCCAAGATGGATCCCAAGCAGCTCGAAGCCTTGCAGAAGCAGGCGCAGGCCGCCGGCCTCGGCGGCATGAAGGGCCTGCCCGGCGGACTTCCCGGTGGCGGCCTGCCAGGCCTGCCCGGCGGAATGAAACTTCCGGGGCTTCCCGGCCTCGGCGGCGGCGGACTGCCGGGCCTTGGCAAGAAGAAGTGA
- a CDS encoding chorismate mutase, which translates to MNEEKDMADARTILAGYRASIDNIDAALIHMLAERFRCTKAVGVLKAEHGLPPADPAREQQQIARLRQLAKDAHLDPDFAEKFLNFVVREVIRHHEQIAAANGVTKTG; encoded by the coding sequence ATGAACGAAGAAAAGGACATGGCCGACGCCCGCACCATCCTGGCCGGCTACCGCGCTTCGATCGACAACATCGACGCCGCCCTCATCCACATGCTGGCCGAGCGCTTCCGCTGCACCAAGGCAGTCGGCGTGCTGAAGGCCGAGCATGGCCTGCCGCCGGCCGACCCGGCGCGCGAGCAGCAGCAGATCGCCCGTCTGCGCCAGCTGGCCAAGGACGCGCATCTCGACCCCGATTTCGCGGAGAAATTCCTCAACTTCGTCGTCCGCGAAGTGATCCGCCACCACGAACAGATCGCCGCTGCCAACGGCGTGACGAAAACCGGCTGA
- the rpsP gene encoding 30S ribosomal protein S16: protein MALKIRLARAGSKKRPYYHVVVADARSPRDGRFIESLGSWNPLLPKDGERVKVDADRVKHWLSHGAQPTDRVLRFLDEAGLAKRDARSNPKKAEPGKKAQERAALLKKAQEDAAAAVAAAAAAPAEAEAATAE from the coding sequence ATGGCACTGAAGATCAGACTGGCCCGTGCGGGCTCGAAGAAGCGTCCTTACTACCACGTCGTCGTCGCCGACGCCCGTTCACCGCGTGACGGCCGGTTCATCGAGTCGCTCGGCTCGTGGAACCCGCTGCTGCCGAAGGACGGCGAGCGCGTCAAGGTCGATGCCGACCGCGTCAAGCACTGGCTGTCGCACGGCGCCCAGCCGACCGACCGCGTACTGCGCTTCCTCGACGAGGCCGGCCTTGCCAAGCGCGACGCCCGCTCCAACCCCAAGAAGGCCGAGCCGGGCAAGAAGGCGCAGGAACGCGCTGCTTTGCTGAAGAAGGCGCAGGAAGACGCTGCCGCCGCCGTTGCGGCCGCTGCCGCAGCACCCGCCGAGGCGGAAGCCGCCACCGCCGAGTAA
- a CDS encoding acyl-CoA thioester hydrolase/BAAT C-terminal domain-containing protein, whose translation MDEPAVTEEILSGGVAGTLLQCADAMTGVVVLSGSSGRVDAARAKLFASEGVSALALQWFGGEGQVPGICEIPLEIFFAATDHLVGLGCRRIVYVGTSKGAEAALLAAAHDQRIDAVIAISPTSVVWGNIGPGRDGISWPERSSWTLKGVPLPFVPTRPNWRASHVDGLVSYRGLFQHCLASFGQEADRAAIPVEAISAKLVLVAGGDDALWPSLDFAQSIVRRREDAGKATRLVSSPDAGHRILLPGETTPRSALHAHGGNDHADARLGRDAWELIRDLL comes from the coding sequence ATGGACGAACCGGCAGTCACCGAAGAAATCCTGTCCGGTGGCGTTGCCGGAACGCTGCTGCAATGCGCCGACGCCATGACGGGCGTCGTGGTGCTGAGCGGATCCAGCGGCCGCGTCGACGCCGCCCGCGCCAAGCTGTTTGCCAGCGAAGGCGTATCCGCCCTGGCGCTCCAGTGGTTCGGCGGCGAAGGCCAGGTCCCCGGCATATGCGAAATCCCGCTCGAGATTTTTTTCGCCGCGACCGACCATCTTGTCGGACTGGGCTGCCGGCGCATCGTCTATGTCGGCACGTCCAAGGGCGCCGAGGCGGCCTTGCTTGCAGCGGCGCACGACCAGCGCATCGACGCCGTGATCGCGATCAGCCCGACATCGGTGGTCTGGGGCAATATCGGGCCGGGCCGCGACGGCATCAGCTGGCCCGAGCGATCGTCATGGACGCTGAAGGGGGTGCCGCTCCCGTTCGTTCCGACCCGGCCAAACTGGCGCGCGAGCCACGTCGATGGCCTTGTGTCCTACAGGGGGCTTTTCCAGCACTGCCTGGCGAGCTTCGGGCAGGAGGCGGACAGGGCCGCCATTCCCGTCGAGGCCATCTCGGCGAAGCTTGTGCTCGTCGCGGGCGGCGACGACGCGCTCTGGCCATCGCTCGATTTTGCCCAGTCGATTGTTCGGCGCCGAGAAGATGCCGGAAAGGCCACGCGCCTCGTTTCCAGCCCAGATGCCGGCCACCGCATTCTCTTGCCGGGCGAAACCACGCCACGGTCCGCATTGCACGCCCATGGCGGCAATGATCATGCCGATGCGCGCCTCGGCCGCGACGCCTGGGAATTGATCCGGGACTTGTTGTAG
- a CDS encoding YMGG-like glycine zipper-containing protein, whose amino-acid sequence MKKILTILVLTMALGACSQTEKGAAVGGLGGAAIGAAVAGDPVQGAVVGGAVGAVAGALIGHASESGQCRYRDRHGRVYVDRCPSGY is encoded by the coding sequence ATGAAGAAAATCTTGACCATTCTGGTACTGACGATGGCGTTGGGCGCCTGCTCGCAGACCGAAAAAGGCGCTGCTGTAGGCGGCCTTGGTGGCGCCGCGATCGGCGCAGCCGTGGCCGGAGATCCGGTCCAGGGCGCTGTCGTCGGCGGCGCGGTTGGCGCCGTTGCAGGCGCCCTGATCGGGCACGCCAGCGAAAGTGGCCAGTGCCGCTATCGCGACCGTCATGGCCGTGTCTATGTCGACCGCTGCCCAAGCGGCTATTGA
- a CDS encoding SRPBCC family protein: MFSTILIILVVIIAAILTYAATRPNDFVVTRTATIKAAPEAIFPLINDFSRWPTWSPYEKLDPDMKRRLSGAQSGKGAVYAWEGNGKAGKGCMEIVNSVPFSLVSLKLDFEKPFRANNSVDFTLTPSGDTTAVSWAMRGSRPFIAKLMGLFMNFDTLIGRDFEVGLANLKRNTEA; the protein is encoded by the coding sequence ATGTTCAGCACCATCCTCATCATCCTCGTCGTCATCATCGCCGCGATCCTCACCTATGCCGCGACGCGGCCGAATGATTTCGTCGTCACCCGCACGGCCACCATCAAGGCTGCGCCCGAGGCGATCTTCCCGCTGATCAACGATTTCAGCCGCTGGCCGACATGGTCGCCCTACGAGAAGCTTGACCCCGACATGAAGCGCAGGCTCTCCGGCGCGCAGAGCGGCAAGGGCGCCGTCTATGCCTGGGAAGGCAATGGCAAGGCGGGCAAGGGGTGCATGGAGATCGTCAATTCGGTGCCCTTCTCGCTGGTGTCGCTCAAGCTCGATTTCGAGAAGCCGTTCCGCGCCAACAACAGCGTCGACTTCACCTTGACGCCATCGGGCGACACCACCGCCGTCTCTTGGGCGATGCGCGGCAGCCGGCCCTTCATTGCCAAGCTGATGGGCCTGTTCATGAATTTCGACACGCTGATCGGCCGGGATTTCGAGGTCGGCCTCGCCAATCTGAAGCGCAACACCGAGGCATGA
- a CDS encoding DoxX family protein — translation MSISETAPASPGALWTGRVLSGLIILFMIFDGAIKLPPLDVVTQTMVPLGWPADANVARMLGVIGLVATALYALPRTSVLGAILLTAYMGGAIATNARIGNPLFSHTLFGVYLGIILWGGLYLRDPRVRALIPLSQ, via the coding sequence ATGAGCATTTCCGAAACCGCGCCTGCCTCGCCCGGCGCCTTGTGGACCGGCCGTGTGCTCAGCGGCCTCATCATCCTGTTCATGATCTTCGACGGCGCCATCAAGCTGCCGCCGCTCGATGTCGTCACCCAGACGATGGTGCCGCTCGGCTGGCCGGCCGACGCCAATGTCGCGCGCATGCTCGGCGTCATCGGCCTGGTCGCGACCGCGCTCTACGCGCTGCCGCGCACATCGGTGCTCGGCGCCATCCTGCTCACCGCCTATATGGGCGGAGCCATCGCCACCAATGCGCGGATCGGCAATCCGCTGTTCTCGCACACGCTGTTCGGCGTCTATCTCGGCATCATCCTGTGGGGCGGCCTCTATCTGCGCGATCCCAGGGTGCGCGCGCTGATCCCGCTCAGCCAATAG
- a CDS encoding bestrophin family protein gives MIVRPRPNFLQLFFIMRGSVVPRILPQIFGFAVYSAVILALARWFELDLGVFNITPFGLVGVTLSIYLSFRNNAAYDRWWEARKLWGTLVFEIRNLARATTSLIPDPAEQRALLMEALAFCHFLRGQLRKTDSIKDARAFIDAQAETVAGFANPADEMVRRMGRRANAQRRAGDVDPIGFRILDERLASITAIQAGCERIAGTPLPFAYTLLVHRTAYIVCLLLPIGLISTTGWATPLFTALIAYTFFGLDALSEELEDPFGTEANDLALDGLCRVCEISVFEALGEAPPKMLPAEKFYFS, from the coding sequence ATGATCGTTCGCCCGCGCCCCAACTTCCTGCAGCTGTTCTTCATCATGCGCGGCTCCGTGGTGCCGCGCATCCTGCCGCAGATCTTTGGGTTCGCCGTCTATTCGGCGGTCATCCTGGCCCTGGCGCGGTGGTTCGAGCTCGATCTCGGCGTCTTCAACATCACGCCTTTCGGGCTGGTGGGCGTGACGCTGTCTATCTATCTGTCCTTCCGCAACAACGCCGCCTACGACCGCTGGTGGGAAGCGCGCAAGCTGTGGGGCACGCTGGTCTTCGAAATCCGCAATCTGGCGCGCGCCACGACCAGCCTCATTCCCGATCCGGCCGAACAGCGCGCCTTGCTGATGGAGGCGCTGGCCTTCTGCCATTTCCTGCGCGGCCAGTTGCGCAAGACCGACAGCATCAAGGACGCCCGCGCCTTCATCGACGCTCAGGCGGAAACGGTCGCAGGCTTCGCCAATCCCGCCGACGAGATGGTCCGGCGCATGGGCCGGCGCGCCAATGCGCAGCGCCGGGCGGGCGACGTCGATCCGATCGGCTTCCGCATCCTCGACGAGAGGCTGGCGTCGATCACGGCCATCCAGGCCGGCTGCGAGCGGATCGCCGGCACGCCCTTGCCTTTCGCCTATACGCTGCTCGTGCACCGCACGGCCTATATCGTCTGCCTGCTTTTGCCCATCGGGCTGATCTCGACCACCGGCTGGGCGACGCCGCTGTTCACGGCGTTGATCGCCTACACCTTCTTCGGCCTCGACGCGCTGTCGGAGGAACTCGAGGACCCGTTCGGCACCGAAGCCAACGACCTCGCGCTCGACGGCCTGTGCCGCGTTTGCGAGATCTCGGTATTCGAGGCGCTGGGGGAGGCGCCGCCGAAGATGCTGCCGGCCGAGAAGTTTTATTTCTCCTAG
- a CDS encoding ACT domain-containing protein, with protein MTGETDLKTLLASMTPELLDGIHVFATLAPGVSQPKNLDPVMLFREREGTTLIVTEDAAEAAGLSASFRCRMITLNVHSSLEAVGFLAAITTRLAAAGMGVNPVSAFYHDHLFVPAERAEEAMVLLRGLAAENGQVE; from the coding sequence ATGACCGGCGAGACCGACCTGAAGACATTGTTGGCGTCGATGACGCCGGAATTGCTTGACGGCATCCATGTCTTCGCCACGCTGGCGCCTGGAGTTTCCCAGCCGAAGAACCTCGACCCGGTGATGCTGTTTCGCGAGCGTGAGGGCACGACGCTGATCGTGACCGAGGACGCGGCAGAGGCAGCCGGACTGAGCGCCTCGTTCCGCTGCCGGATGATCACGCTGAACGTCCACTCATCGCTGGAAGCGGTCGGCTTCCTCGCCGCCATCACCACGCGGCTCGCCGCCGCCGGCATGGGCGTAAATCCGGTCTCGGCGTTCTACCATGATCACCTGTTTGTGCCGGCGGAGCGGGCGGAGGAGGCGATGGTCTTGTTGCGTGGACTGGCGGCAGAGAACGGACAGGTGGAGTAA
- a CDS encoding GNAT family N-acetyltransferase, protein MTSTQPVGIVLRPASGSDAAAIATMMRASLNAFDWMPVLHTPKEDLFFIRDIVLPRQQVTVAEAGPVIAGFIAVSGDWVEQLYLDPAWTGQGIGSRLLTDATAALPVTKLHCFQANTGAQRFYERHGFRAESFGDGTNNEEGLPDILYVRRR, encoded by the coding sequence ATGACTAGCACTCAGCCCGTAGGTATCGTCCTGCGCCCGGCCAGCGGCTCGGACGCTGCCGCCATCGCGACCATGATGCGCGCGTCGCTCAACGCTTTCGACTGGATGCCGGTGCTGCATACGCCGAAGGAAGACCTTTTCTTCATCCGCGACATCGTGCTGCCACGACAGCAGGTGACGGTCGCTGAGGCCGGCCCGGTGATTGCCGGTTTCATTGCCGTCAGCGGCGATTGGGTGGAGCAGCTCTACCTCGACCCGGCCTGGACGGGGCAAGGCATCGGCAGCCGGTTGCTGACGGACGCCACCGCAGCCTTGCCGGTCACGAAACTCCATTGCTTCCAGGCCAACACCGGGGCCCAGCGTTTTTACGAGCGCCATGGGTTCCGCGCCGAGTCGTTTGGCGACGGCACGAACAACGAGGAAGGCCTGCCGGACATTCTGTACGTCCGCAGGCGCTGA
- a CDS encoding aspartate-semialdehyde dehydrogenase, protein MSFKVAVVGATGNVGREMLNILEERGFPVSEVVALASRRSQGTEVSFGDRTLKVKALDQYDFSDTDICVMSAGGNVSKEWSPKIGKQGCVVIDNSSAFRYDQDVPLIVPEVNPDAISLFTRKNIIANPNCSTAQLVVALKPLHDFATIKRVVVATYQSVSGAGKEGMDELFTQTRAVFVADQVDVKKFTKRIAFNVIPHIDVFLDDGFTKEEWKMVAETKKMLDPKIKLTATCVRVPVFIGHSEAVNIEFEKPITADEARDILRDAPGCQVLDKREDGGYITPLESAGEDATFISRIREDSTVDNGLSMWVVSDNLRKGAALNAVQIAELLVERGLIQPKKKAA, encoded by the coding sequence ATGAGTTTCAAGGTTGCAGTCGTCGGCGCCACGGGCAATGTGGGCCGGGAAATGCTCAACATACTGGAAGAGCGCGGCTTTCCGGTAAGCGAAGTGGTGGCGCTCGCGTCGCGGCGCAGCCAGGGCACGGAAGTGTCGTTCGGCGACCGCACGCTGAAGGTCAAGGCGCTCGACCAGTATGATTTTTCCGACACCGACATCTGCGTCATGTCGGCCGGCGGCAATGTCTCCAAGGAATGGTCGCCGAAGATCGGCAAGCAGGGCTGCGTCGTCATCGATAATTCGTCGGCCTTCCGCTACGACCAGGACGTGCCGCTGATCGTGCCGGAAGTGAATCCGGACGCGATCTCGCTGTTCACGCGCAAGAACATCATCGCCAACCCGAACTGCTCGACGGCGCAGCTGGTCGTGGCGCTGAAGCCGCTGCATGATTTCGCCACCATCAAGCGCGTCGTCGTCGCCACCTACCAGTCGGTGTCGGGCGCCGGCAAGGAAGGCATGGACGAGCTCTTCACGCAGACCCGTGCCGTGTTCGTCGCCGACCAGGTCGACGTCAAGAAGTTCACCAAGCGCATCGCCTTCAACGTCATTCCGCATATCGACGTCTTCCTCGACGACGGCTTCACCAAGGAAGAGTGGAAGATGGTCGCCGAGACCAAGAAGATGCTCGACCCCAAGATCAAGCTGACGGCGACCTGCGTGCGCGTGCCGGTGTTCATCGGCCATTCGGAAGCCGTCAACATCGAGTTCGAGAAGCCGATCACCGCCGACGAGGCGCGCGACATCCTGCGTGACGCGCCGGGCTGCCAGGTCTTGGACAAGCGCGAGGACGGCGGCTACATCACGCCGCTGGAATCGGCCGGCGAGGACGCCACCTTCATCTCGCGCATCCGCGAGGATTCGACCGTCGACAACGGCCTGTCGATGTGGGTCGTCTCCGACAATCTGCGCAAGGGCGCGGCGCTCAACGCGGTCCAGATCGCCGAGCTTCTGGTCGAGCGCGGCCTGATCCAGCCGAAGAAGAAGGCGGCCTGA